A genomic segment from Macrobrachium rosenbergii isolate ZJJX-2024 chromosome 58, ASM4041242v1, whole genome shotgun sequence encodes:
- the LOC136837288 gene encoding involucrin-like: MYLKLLGHSHQTTEFWKTLNLLTRRHQTTELLARRHQTLELLTRRHQTFRTVGQKAEDLRTVDQKAPDHRIVDQKAPDHRTADQKAPDLRTVGQKAPDIRTADQKAPDHRIVDQKSPDLRNVDQKAPDIRTVGQKAPDRIVDQKIPDLRTVDQKAPELRTVDQKAPDLRTVDQKAPDHRIVEQKVPDLKTADHKAPDIRTVGQKVPDLKTAGQKAPDIRTVGQKAPDLRTVGQKAPDLRTVGQKAPGLRTVGQKAPHHRTVDQKAPDHRTVDQKAEDLRTVDQKAPDHRIVDQKAPDHRTVDQKAPNLRPVDQKAPDHGTVGQKAPDHRIVDQKAPDHRTVDQKAPDHRIVDQKAPDHRTVDQKAPDHRTADQKKAPDLRTVNQKAPDLRIVDQKAPDHRTVDQKAPDHRIVDQKAPDLRTVGQKAPDHRIVEQKAPDLRTVEQKVPDHRIVDQKAPEIRTVDQKAPDHRNVYQKAPDHRTVDQKAPDLRSVDQKAPDHRIVDQKAPDHRTVDQKAPDHRTVDQKAPDLRTVNQKAPDHSAVDQKAPDLRTVDQKAPDHRTVDQKAPDHRTVDQKAPDHRTVDKNAPDHRTVYQKAPDHRTVDQKAPDHRIVDQKAPDLRTVDQKAPDLRTVDQKAPDHRIVGQKAPDHRTVYQKAPDLRTVDQKAPDHRTVDQKAPDLRTVDQKAPDHRTIYQKAPDLRTVDQKAPDHRTVDQKAPDHRTVDKNAPDHRTVYQKAPDLRTVDQKAPDHRIVDQKAPDLRTVDQKAPDHRTVDQKAPDTELLTRRHQTLELFTRRHQTTKLLTRRHQTLELLTRRHQTLDLTTELADQKAPDHRTVYQKAPDHRIIDQKAPDHRTVYQKAPDHRIVDQKVPDHRTVDQKVPDHRTVDQKAPDHRIVDQKAPDHRTVDQKVPDHRTVDQKAPDHRIVDQKAPDHRTVYQKAPDHRITDQKAPDHRTVYQKAPDHRIVDQKVPDHRTVDQKAPDHRTVYQKAPDHRIVDQKALDLRTVDQKAPDHRIVDQKAPDLRTVGQKAPNLRPVDQKAPDHRTVDQKAPDHRIVDQKAPDLRTVDQKAPDHRIVDQKAPDL; the protein is encoded by the exons ATGTACCTTAAACTGTTGGGGCATTCTCACCAGACCACAGAATTTTGGAAG ACATTAAATCTGCtgaccagaaggcaccagaccacagaactgttggccagaaggcaccagaccttagaactgttgaccagaaggcaccagaccttTAGAACTGTTGGCCAGAAGGCAGAAGACCTTAGAACtgttgaccagaaggcaccagaccacagaattgttgaccagaaggcaccagaccacagaactgctgaccagaaggcaccagaccttAGAACTGTTGGCCAGAAGGCACCAGACATTAGAACTGCtgaccagaaggcaccagaccacaGAATTGTTGACCAGAAGTCACCAGACCTTAGAAAtgttgaccagaaggcaccagacaTTAGAACTGTTGGCCAGAAGGCACCAGACAGAATTGTTGACCAGAAGATACCAGACCTTAGAACtgttgaccagaaggcaccagaaCTTAGAACtgttgaccagaaggcaccagaccttagaactgttgaccagaaggcaccagaccacaGAATTGTTGAACAGAAGGTACCAGACCTTAAAACTGCTGACCATAAGGCACCAGACATTAGAACTGTTGGCCAGAAGGTACCAGACCTTAAAACTGCTGGCCAGAAGGCACCAGACATTAGAACTGTTGGccagaaggcaccagaccttAGAACTGTTGGccagaaggcaccagaccttAGAACTGTTGGccagaag gcaccagGCCTTAGAACTGTTGGCCAGAAGGCACCACACCACAGAACtgttgaccagaaggcaccagaccacaGAACTGTTGACCAGAAGGCAGAAGACCTTAGAACtgttgaccagaaggcaccagaccacagaattgttgaccagaaggcaccagaccacagaactgttgaccagaaggcaccaAACCTTAGACCtgttgaccagaaggcaccagaccacGGAACTGTTGgccagaaggcaccagaccacagaattgttgaccagaaggcaccagaccacagaactgttgaccagaaggcaccagaccacagaattgttgaccagaaggcaccagaccacagaactgttgaccagaaggcaccagaccacaGAACTGCTGACCAGAAG AAGGCACCAGACCTTAGAACTGTTaaccagaaggcaccagaccttAGAATTGTTGATcagaaggcaccagaccacagaactgttgaccagaaggcaccagaccacagaattgttgaccagaaggcaccagaccttAGAACTGTTGgccagaaggcaccagaccacaGAATTGTTGAGCAGAAGGCACCAGACCTTAGAACTGTTGAGCAGAAGGTACCAGACCACAGAATtgttgaccagaaggcaccagaaATTAGAACtgttgaccagaaggcaccagaccacaGAAATGTTtaccagaaggcaccagaccacagaactgttgaccagaaggcaccagaccttAGATCtgttgaccagaaggcaccagaccacagaattgttgaccagaaggcaccagaccacagaactgttgaccagaaggcaccagaccacagaactgttgaccagaaggcaccagaccttAGAACTGTTaaccagaaggcaccagaccacagtgctgttgaccagaaggcaccagaccttagaactgttgaccagaag gcaccagaccacagaactgttgaccagaaggcaccagaccacagaactgttgaccagaaggcaccagaccacaGAACTGTTGACAAGAATGCACCAGACCACAGAACTGTTtaccagaaggcaccagaccacagaactgttgaccagaaggcaccagaccacagaattgttgaccagaaggcaccagaccttagaactgttgaccagaaggcaccagaccttagaactgttgaccagaaggcaccagaccacaGAATTGTTGgccagaaggcaccagaccacagaactgtttaccagaaggcaccagaccttagaactgttgaccagaaggcaccagaccacagaactgttgaccagaaggcaccagaccttagaactgttgaccagaaggcaccagaccacaGGACTATTtaccagaaggcaccagaccttagaactgttgaccagaaggcaccagaccacagaactgttgaccagaaggcaccagaccacaGAACTGTTGACAAGAATGCACCAGACCACAGAACTGTTtaccagaaggcaccagaccttagaactgttgaccagaaggcaccagaccacaGAATTGTTGACCAGAAGGCACCTGACCTTAGAACtgttgaccagaaggcaccagaccacagaactgttgaccagaaggcaccagacaCAGAATtgttgaccagaaggcaccagaccttAGAACTGTTtaccagaaggcaccagaccacaaaattgttgaccagaaggcaccagaccttagaactgttgaccagaaggcaccagaccttAGATCTGACCACAGAACTGGCTGACCAGAAG gcaccagaccacagaactgtttaccagaaggcaccagaccacagaattattgaccagaaggcaccagaccacagaactgtttaccagaaggcaccagaccacaGAATTGTTGACCAGAAGGTACCAGACCACAGAACTGTTGACCAGAAGGTACCAGACCACAGAACTGTTGACCAGAAG gcaccagaccacagaattgttgaccagaaggcaccagaccacaGAACTGTTGACCAGAAGGTACCAGACCACAGAACtgttgaccagaaggcaccagaTCACAGAATtgttgaccagaaggcaccagaccacagaactgtttaccagaaggcaccagaccacagaattactgaccagaaggcaccagaccacagaactgtttaccagaaggcaccagaccacaGAATTGTTGACCAGAAGGTACCAGACCACAGAACtgttgaccagaaggcaccagaTCACAGAACTGTTtaccagaaggcaccagaccacaGAATTGTTGACCAGAAGGCACTAGACCTTAGAACTGTTGATcagaaggcaccagaccacagaattgttgaccagaaggcaccagaccttAGAACTGTTGGCCAGAAGGCACCAAACCTTAGACCtgttgaccagaaggcaccagaTCACAGAACtgttgaccagaaggcaccagaccacagaattgttgaccagaaggcaccagaccttcgaactgttgaccagaaggcaccagaccacagaattgttgaccagaaggcaccagaTCTTTGA